AACAAGATGCGCGGCAAGAAGTACGGCCTCGTGATCTCCGACTGGAATATGGAGCCGATGACGGGTTACGACCTGCTGCGCGAAGTGCGCGCGGATCCCAACCTCGCCACCACGCCCTTCATCATGATCACGGCGGAATCCAAGACCGAGAACGTGATCGCGGCCAAGAAGGCCGGCGTGAACAACTACATCGTCAAGCCGTTCAATGCGGCGACGCTGAAGACCAAGATCGAGGCGGTCTTCCCGGACATGGCGAGCGCGTAAGCGCCCCATCAGAGAGATTTGAATGCCCGGGCTAGCCCGGGCATTTTGCTTTTCTCGACAACGAAAGGCTAGACGTTCACCACTTCAATTCGCGGATCAGCGCCTTCGGCGGGTGGCCGAACAACTCCATCACGGAGGCCGGGTCGAGCTGGTCGAGGCCCTCGAACTCTTCGGAATGGATGCCGCGGGTGACGAACAGGCAATCGATGCCGAACTCGCGCGCCCCGGTGAGGTCGGTGCGGACGGAGTCGCCGATCGCCAGCACCTTCTTCCGGTCGATCTGGTGGCCCTGGCGTTCGCCGGCGAGCGCCATCGCGCGCTCGTAGATCGGCCGGTGCGGCTTGCCGTAGAAGATCACCTCGCCGCCGAGCTCGCGATAGAGCTCGGCGATCGCGCCGGCGCAATAGATCAGACGGTCGCCGCGCTCCACCACGATATCGGGGTTGGCGCAGACCAGCGTCAGCTTGCGCTCGCGCGCCTGCAGCATCATGCCGCGATAGTCTTCCGCCGTTTCGGTCTCGTCGTCATAGAGGCCGGTGCAGACGATGTAGTCGGCCTCCTCCAGCGGCGCGAGCACCGCGTCGAGACCGCGATAGATCGAGTTGTCGCGCTCGGGGCCGAGCCAGAACATCTTGCGGCCGGGATGGTCGGCGACATAGAGCCGCGTCAGATCGCCCGAAGAGACGATCGCGTCATAGGTCTCGTCGGCGACGCCGAGCTTGCGCAATTGCCGCTGCACGGAGTCGGCGGGGCGGGGCGCATTGGTGATCAAAATCACCGTACCGCCGCGGCTGCGATAGGTGTGCAGCGCCTCGCACGCCTCGGGGAAGGATTCCAGGCCATTATGGACCACGCCCCAGATGTCGCTGAGCACGACGTCCACACCGCCCGCGAGATCGCGCAGGCTTTCGACGAAATGCAACGTGGTCATGATGTGCGCGGCCGATCAGATGCGGCGCGCGAGCGCCGCGTTGCCGGTGATACGTTGTGACGGAGGCGCCGCAGGCGTCGCCACTGGGCTGGGGGTACCGGAGCCATTGGATCCCTGAATGTCCTGCGCCGGGTTCGGCGCGGCCCCGGCGGTAGCAGATGCACCCTCCGGCCGCAATGGCCGGGGCGGCGCGAACAGGAAGCCCTGGCCGAACCGGATGTCATAGTCGAGCAGGTCAACCACCGCGCGCTCGCCCTCGATCCGCTCGGCGATCAGGTCGATGCCGAAACGGCCGAGCAGGTCGGACAGGTCGGACGGATGGATGTCCGAGGCCGAGGCCTGCCTCGGGTCGAGCAGGAGGGTGGCCGGGACCTTGATGAAGCGCACGCCGCGGTCGGCCAGCTCGCGCGGCTCGATCCGTAAGTCGGTGACATGGTCGATCGAGAAGCGGAAGCCGCGCTGGGCCAGTGCGGCGAGATTCTCGGTCTCGGCGGGGCCGAGGTTGCGGAAGGTCGACTGCTTGAACTCCAGCACCAGCGAGGGCGCCAGTGCCCGGTTGGCTTCGAGGAAATCGAGGCATTGCGCGAAGGTGGTGGAGTTGCCGAGCGTGGAGGCGGCGACGTTGCAGAACACCCCGACATCCTTGGTGCGCACCATCAGACGGCGCAGCACCTGCACGCAGCGCAGCATCACCATGTTGTCGATGCGTCCGATCAGCCCCGACGCTTCGGCAATGCTGATGAACTCCTCCGCCGCGATGAGCTGGTCGCGCTCGTCGCGCACCCGCGTCACCGCCTCATAGAAGCGAACCTTGCGTTGCGGCAGCGTCACCATCGGCTGGAGGAAGATGTCGATGCGGTTCTCGTCGATCGCGTTTCGCAGCGTGGCCAGGAGCTGGGTCTGGTTGCGCCCGCCGGTGGTCTGCACGGCTGGCACCGGTCGTGGCGCGGCCGGCGGCAGGGGCGGAGCGACCGGCTTCTCCTCGGTCGTCGCGACAAATTCGAGCGGCGCGTCCGGTTCCGGCTTGGCAAGCGGGGCGGCGGCAGCCGGCGTGGCGGCGGTCAGCAGGTCCTCATGGGCCGACACGGTCGCGGCGAGTTGCTTGACCAGCCCGCCGAGCTCGTTGATCTCGCCGACGACCGACTGGATCCGGTCAGAGTTGGTCGAGTTGGCCGAAGCGACGCGCCCTTCGACTGCCGCAAGCCGGCGCCCGAACTCGGCCACCTGGCGGGCGAGGTCGGCAGTGCCGCGCGACAGGTCGGCGATCTGGCCGCCGACGTCGCTGCGGTCGCGCAGCCGCATCGAGACCGCATTGTAGAGGATCAGGAAAGTCAGCGCGGTCAGTGCCACGATGGCCGACTCCGTTCCGCTGATGCCGGCGACCGAATACAGCACAAGCCCGAGCGAGGCTGCGACCAGAACCATGCAGATGGCGATGAAGATCGTCGAAATGCGAATCATGCCGCGCGTCACGCCTCAAGAGCTGATTGTCTCATCCGGGAGAACACGGGCTGCCTTCGGGCCCGTCACGCCTCATGCTCCCCCAAGCGACGCGAGCTTAACATCATTTGTTGATTCGAGGGGATAGCGACCTCCTTGCGGCTTATGTCAGGCCGGCGCGGCGAAAGCCTTCCAGGTAGCGCTCGCGATCGGGGGCGAGCTTGATCGGCATGAACTCGGCGATCCAGGCGAGCGAGACGTTTGGCTGGGCACGGCGGAGTTCCAGCAGTGCCGCACGGGCGATCCCGGTATGTCCCGCCATGCCGGCGGCGGAGGTCAGCACCCGGTGCGCGCCGACGAAGTCGCTGCGCTGGCGCAAGGACTCCTGCGCCAGCCGGATCGCCTCCTCGTAGTCGGTGCCGAGGAAGCGGGCATAGGCGGCGATGCCGAAATAGACAGGCGCATAGGGATCGCGCGGGCTGAGGCGGATCGCCCGGCGCGCGGCGGTGTCGGCGTCGTGCCAGCGGCCGCAATAGCCGAGTGCCAGCCCGTAATAGCCCTGCGCCAACGCGAAGTTCGGATTGAGCTGCAGCGCGGTCTCGAATTCGGCGAGGGAGTCGTCGAACCGCCGCGCGAACAAATGGACGTGGCCGAGCGCGTTATGCGCCCAGGCGTCCTCGTCGTCGGCGTGGATCGCGGCACGCGCCGCGCGTTCGGCGGCCGGCATTGCCGATGCCATCTCCATCCAGCCCATATGGGCCGTGAACATGTAGCTGGTGCCGAGCAGCCCGAGCGCCTTGCCGTAATTCGGGTCGAGCGCGATGGCCTTTTCGAGCAGCGCCTGCGCGACGACATGATCCTGCCGCGTCACGCGCCAGTAATGCGACAGCGCGCGCATCAGCAGGTCCCAGGCGTCCATGCTGTCGGGCGGCTTGCGCTGGGCGCGGAAGCTTTCAGCGGCATAGAGCTGCGGCTCGATCGCGGCGACGATGGCTTCCGTGATCTCGTCCTGCACGGCAAAGACGTCGGCGAGCTCGCGATCGTAGCGTTCGGCCCACAGATGACTGCCTGTGGCGACGTCGTTGAGCTGGGCCGTGATGCGGACGCGACCACCGCCCTTGCGGACGCTGCCTTCGACGACGTAGCGCACGCCGAGCTCCTCGGCAATCTGCCGCAGGTGAACGGTCCGACCCTTGTAGATGAACCAGGAGTTGCGCGCGATGACGAAGAACCAGCGTAACTTCGACAGCGCCGTGATGATGTCCTCGCTGATGCCGTCGGAGAAATAATCCTGCTCGGCCTCGCCGCTCATGTTGGTGAAAGGCAGCACTGCGATCGCGGGACGGTCGGGCAGCGGCAGACCGGCCGGCGCCGCCTCGACCGGCTGGCTTGGGATGACGGGACTGCCGGCGATAGTGGCCTCTTGCACCTCGCCGACGAAGCGCACGCCCTTGCGCGCCACGGTGCGGATCAGCCGCTGCTCCTCGCCGGAATCATTGACCGCGCGCCGCGCCGCGTTGATCCGGCTCGTCAGCGTGGAATCGGAGACGACGCGGCCGCTCCAGATCGCATCGAGCAGATTGTCCCGCGTCACCACCCGCTCGCGATTGCGCACCAGATAGATCAGGAGATCGAACACCTGGGGCTCGAGCGCAACCAGCGTGCCCGCCCGCCGCAGTTCGCGGCGCGCGGGATCAAGCACGAAGTCCTCGAACCGGAACGCCACCTTCGCCTCGGCTCCCGCTCGGAAATCAAGCGGCTCTCAGGGTAAAATAACGGGCCTCTCAAGGCCAGCCGATCGCGTGCGCCCTATCGTCTCGGCACTCTCAACCACAGGAGATGGCCATGTCGACATCCGCAGCGCTCAGCAACAAGATCGAAGCCCAGCCCGACCTTGCCGCCGTCAAGCAGCGTCAGCACGGCGCCTGGTCGTCCGGCGATTATGCCATCGTCGGTACGACCTTGCAGATCGTCGGCGAGCAGCTCTGCGAGGCGCTCGACCTGCGCGCCGGCAGCAAGGTGCTCGATGTCGCCGCGGGTAACGGCAATGCAACGCTGGCCGCGGCGCGGCGCTGGTGCGACGTCACATCCACCGATTACGTGCCGGCGCTGCTCAAGCGTGGGCGCGAACGGGCCGCGGCGGAACACCTCATGATCGAATTCCGCGAGGCGGACGCCGAGGCGCTGCCGTTTGCGGATGCGAGTTACGACGTCGTGCTTTCGACCTTCGGCGTCATGTTCACCCCGGACCAGGACAAGGCGGCTTCCGAGCTTGCGCGCGTCTGCAAATCCGGCGGCAAGATCGGGCTCGCCAACTGGACGCCGCAGGGGTTCATCGGCCAGCTCTTCAAGGCGATCGGCAAGCACGTGCCGCCGCCGGCGGGCGTGAGGTCGCCCGCCCTGTGGGGCACCCCGGCGCGGCTCGGGGAGATGTTCGGCAGCCAGGCGTCCGAGATCGCCGCCGAGCCCAGGATGTTCGTGTTCCGCTATCGCTCGCCCGTGCACTGGCTCGAGATCTTCAAGTCGTTCTACGGCCCGATGCTCAAGGCCTTTGCCGCGCTCGATGAAACCGGCCAGGCGGCGCTGCGGCGCGATCTCCTCGCCCTGCTTGGCGAGTTCAACCACGCCGACGACGGCACGGTGGTCGTGCACAGCGAATATCTGGAGACCGTCATCAGCAGACGCTGATTGGGGACGGTGCGATGGTCGGGCCGGCATGCTCGGCCTGACCCTGCCGGATCAGGATGATACGGCGGCACCGACCGTATCGGCCGAGACGGCCTCGCGGCTGCCGAGCGGCTCGGGCCGCCCGGTAGTCGTATCCCGCAGCGTCTGCCGTTCAATCTCCGAGTTGAGCTCCGCGCCGAACATGATGACGATGGCTGACACCCACATCCACATCATCAGGCCGATCGCCGCACCAAGCGAGCCGTAAGTGGCGCTGTAATTGGCGAATTCCGAGAGATACCAGGACAGCATCGCCGAGCCGGCGATCCAGAGGACCGCGGCCGTCACCGCGCCGATGCTCAGCCATTCCCAGCGCGGCGCGTCGCGATTGGGGGCGAAGCGGTAGAGGACGGCTAGCGCGATGAGCAGAATGACGAACAATAGCGGCCACCGCGCGAGCGCAACGATCAGCTTGCTCTCAGGGGCGAGTCCCAGATGATCGAGCGCGAGCGGGAAGGCGACCACGGTGCCCACCATCATCAGCAGCGCTGCGATACCGCCCACCGTGAAGGCCAGTGACACCAGATTGAGCCGCAGGAAGCTGCGCTTCTCGCGCTCCTCATAGGCGACATTGAGGGCGTCGAAGATGGACTTGACACCCGCATTGGCGCTCCAGACCGCCAGCACGAGGCCGAACAGGAAGGTGGCACCGAGCGCCGTGTTGCCTTTCGACACCACGCGCGCGACCTGATCCTCGACGATCTGGAACGCGCCTTCGGGCAGCATCATCGCCATCGTCTGCAGATTGGCGCTGATGGTCGAGGGATCGGCGAACAGGCCGTACGACGAGACGAGCGCGGTCACGGCGGGAAAGATCGCGAGCAGGCCGAAGAACACGACGCCTCCTGCCGTCGCGAGCAGGCGATCGTCATCGATGCGCCGGTAGGTCCGCCAGGCAATATCCTTCCAGCCAGCCCAGGGGATCGCGAGCGGGCTTTTTGAAGCCCGGCCGCGGCCGGGCTGCGCGGCGGCGCGCGCCGCGTTCGTCTCGGGCGAACTCGCCTCGCTCTTGCGGCGTTCCTGCACAGGCTCCGATTGCATGAAGCCGCACGCCTGGAGGTAGCGCTCCGCAGTCAGGACCAGGACGGTGGTGGCCGCGACCAGCAGCCAGCTATCGAGCTGCTCGGAGCGCCGCGCCTGCATCACGCGCCCGATCGGTGACTGTAGCGCCTCCGGCGCGCCGCCGTCATGCCCAGCAGCCCGATGGCTGCGAGCATCAAGCCGAGTTGCACCGGCCGGTTGCTGCGAAGGGGCGAGGTTCTGCTGCCATGGCGCTTCTCGCCCGGCGCGAGCGGCACCAGAGGTATGGTGGTCGCAACCTCCTTGACGGCTTCCTTCACCGTTCCACGCGGGATCCGGGGCGTGGTGATCGCCACACGCAAGCGGCTGGCGAGAGGCGCGACGGATTTGGCTGGACGGCGCATCTGGACCACGGCTAGCCCGGCGCAGATCGCCGCGACTGCCAGCAGGATCGCGCCGACGGCGCCGAAGGCCCAGAATTGCCCGTAGTTGAGTTCGACCCAGCGAAACAGGGCCATCAGGCCGACGAAGCAGGTCGCGACAACGAGCAGGCCCGCGACCACGAACAATCCTGCTGCGATCGCGTAGGATGTCATCCTGCCGGTCGTCTGGTTGGCGCGGTCGCGTAGATAGGATTGGGTGGCGCGCTTGAGGTGGTTGGCCTTGAGCGCCAACCCCGCGCGCAGCAATTCGCCCGATGGCGCGAGCATGCGAACATCCTCCGGCAGCCGAGACGTTTCGTTCGTGGATGAACGTGGCGGTGTTTGACTTGTTCCGAGGCTGCGCAGGCGTCTGCCGCCAGGGATCGGCGAGGATCAGCCGAGGTCGGCGGCGGCGATCCAGAACACCTCGCCCTCGGACTCCTCGGTATCGAGCCAGAGCAGCGGCAGTTCCGGGAAGGCTTCGTCGAGCAAATCGCGGCCGCGTCCGATCTCGCAGAGCAGGCCGCCTTCCGGCGCGAGGTGTTCGGGCGCATCGCGCAGGATGCGGCGCACCACGTCGAGACCGTCGGAGCCGCCGTCGAAAGCGAGCTTCGGCTCGGCCCGGCATTCCGGCGGCAGTGCGGCCATGCCTTCCGCGTCGACATAGGGTGGATTGGAGATGATCAGGTCGTAGCTGTTGTTGCCAAGCGGGGCAAAAAGATCGCCGCGATGCAGCGTGACGCGGTGCTCGAGCCCGTGCTCTCTGACATTGCGCGCGGCAACCTCGAGCGCGCCTTTGGAGATGTCGACTGCATCGATCACGGCATTCGGGAAATGGTGCGCGGCGAGGATCGCGAGGCATCCCGAGCCGGTACAGAGGTCGAGCACCCGTCCCACGGCCGAGGGATCGTCGACAAGGGAGCCGGCTTCGCCATCGTCGCCGAAATGCGACTCCAGCAGTTCGCCGATGAACGAGCGCGGAACGATCACGCGTTCGTCGACATAGAAGGGCAGGCCGCGCATGTAGATCTTGTTGACGAGATATGCGGCCGGCTTGCGGGTGGTGACGCGTTTGTCGATGAGATCGAGGATGACCTTGGCCTCAGCCGCGGTGACCCTCGCATGGGCAAAGGCCTCGAACTGGTCCGGGTGGAGATGAAGCGCCTCGCCGACCACGAACGCGGCTTCGGCCACGGGATCGGTGGTGCCATGCGCGAAGGCGAGCTTGGCCTCGACGAAGCGGCTCACCGCATAGCGGACAAAATCGAGCAGCGTGACGAGCTCGCCGGCCGCGACCTTGGCGGGTTTCGGCACGGCGCGGCCGCGCGCGGCCTTCTTGGATGCTCTTGCCATCAGGATTTGGTCCAGCGTGCGGCGGCCTCGTCGTCACGGGCATGGGCCTCGACCCAGCCGGTGCCGGTGGCGCTCTCTTCCTTCTTCCAGAACGGGGCGCTGGTCTTGAGGTAATCCATCAGGAACTCCGCCGCCTGGAACGCCGCCTGGCGGTGCTGCGAGGCCGTCACCACCAGCACGATGTTCTCGCCGGGCGTGATCCGGCCGACGCGATGGATGATCGTGACGCCATCCAGCGGCCAGCGCGAGACCGCCTCGTCGACATGGCGCCTGATCTCTTCTTCCGCCATGCCCGGATAGTGCTCGAGCGTGAGCGCCGAAATCTTTGCGCGGTCCTCGTCGCCGCGGCAGATGCCGGAGAAGCTCACGACCGCGCCGACGTCGGTGCGGCCTGTCGTCAGGCCCACGATCTCGCGCGCGACGTCGAAATCGCCCTCTTGGATGCGGATGGTGACGGGGCCGACCATGGCTATCCCGCTAGCCGCCGGTCATCGGCGGGAAGAATGCGATCTCGCGCGCGCCCGCGATGGCGGCGTCCGGCCTGACATGGGCGTGGTCGATCGCGGCGCGGATCACCTTCGGCTTCTCGAAGGCATGCGCATAGGCTTCGCTGCGGCCGGAGAGCCAGGCGATCAGCTCTTCGACGGTGCGCACGGTCGCGGGCGGCTCGACGGTTTCCTCGGCCTTGCCGATCCGCTCGCGCACCCAGGCGAAGTATTTCACCTTCATCCCTCATCCTCCTTGATGAGGTGATGGATGCCAGCGCGGAAGTAATCGTAGCCGGTGTAGATCGTGAAGATCGCCGAGATCCACAGCAGCAACAGGCCGATCTGGGTGACCACCGGCACCACCTGGTCGCCGGCTTCCCCCGCAAGCAGGAAGCCGATCGCGACGAGCTGGATCGTGGTCTTCCACTTGGCGAGCTTGGTCACGGGCACGCTGACCCGCAGCGCCGCCAGATATTCGCGCAGGCCCGACACGAGGATCTCGCGGCACAGGATGACGATGGCGGCCCACAGCGACCAGCCATGGATGATGCCGTCGGCAGCCAGCATCAATAGGCACGACGAGACCAGGAGCTTGTCGGCGATCGGGTCGAGCATCCGCCCGAACGCCGATTGCTGATTCCAGATGCGGGCGTAATAGCCGTCGAGGTAATCGGTCACGCCTGCGGCGATGAAGATCGCGACCGCCACCCAGCGCAGCCAGAGCGGCTGGTCCATGATCGACTGGGCATAGATGCACCCCACCACGACCGGGACCGCGGCGATCCGGGCGTAGGTCAGGATGTTCGGGAGGGACATCGAGCTCTTGGCGGCCCCTCGTGTCGTGGCGATGTTCATCCGCTCTACCAATACCGCTGTGGCATGAAGGTCAACCGTCCGCTCCCAAATGGGGACGGGGACACGACGACCATATGACTACGATCCCCTTTAGTTCACCCCGGTTGGGGATGGAAATACTCGAAAATCCTGCGGGCGCTCTCGGCGCTCACCCCCGGAACCTTGCCGAGATCGGCGATCGAGGCCCGCTCGATCTCCTTCAACGTTCCGAAATGATGCAACAAGGCACGTTTGCGTGACGGGCCGATGCCCGGAATCTCCTGCAAACCGGCCTCGCGGATGTCCTTCTTGCGCAGCTTGCGGTGCGAGCCGATGACGAAGCGGTGGGCTTCGTCCCGCAGCCGCTGGATGAAATAGAGCACGGGATCGCGCGGCTCGAGCTTGATCGCCTCGCGGTCCGGCATGAACAGGGTCTCGCGACCGGCATCCCGGTCCGGTCCCTTGGCGACCGACATCAGCGAGACCTGGGTGAGACCGAGACTCTCGAAGATCTCGCGGACGGCGTTGAGCTGGCCACGGCCGCCGTCGATGATGACGAGGTCCGGCCATTGCGGGAAGTCGTCGTCCTTGGCCTTCGCCGCACTCTCTTCCGGCGGGCTGAGCAGGCGTTTGAACCGGCGCTGCAGCACCTCGCGCATCATGGCGTAGTCGTCGCCGGGCGTGAGGCCTTCCGACTTGATGTTGAACTTGCGGTACTGGTTCTTCACGAAGCCGTCGGGGCCGGCAACGATCATCGCGCCGACCGCATTGGTGCCCTGGATGTGGCTGTTGTCGTAGACCTCGATTCGCTTCGGCGGCTGCGGCAGGCTCAGCGTTCCGGCCATCGCCTCGAGCAGTCGGCTTTGAGTCGCGGTATCGGCGAGCTTGCGCCCCAGCGCCTCGCGCGCATTGGTCAGTGCGTGGGTGACGAGCTCCTTCTTCTCGCCGCGCTTGGGCGCGGTGACCTCGACCTTGTGGCCGGCCTTGATGGAGAGCGCATTGGCAAGCAGCTCGCTCTCCTCGATCTCGTGCGAGAGCAGGATGAGCTTCGGCGGCGGCTTGTCGTCGTAGAACTGCGCAAGGAATGAGCCGAGCACCTCCTCCGGGGTGAACGTCTTCTCCGCGCGCGGAAAATATGCGCGGTTGCCCCAGTTCTGCCCGGTGCGGAAGAAGAACACTTCGACGCAGGAGAAGCCGCCCTCCTGATGGATGGCGAATACGTCGGCTTCCTCCACGGTGCGCGGATTGATGCCCTGTTGCGACTGGATCGCCGAGAGCGCAGCGAGGCGGTCGCGGTAGAGCGCGGCGCGCTCGAATTCGAGCTCGCCGGACGCCTTCTCCATCTCGGCGGCGAGCTCCTGCTTCACCGCATGGCTCTTGCCGGACAGGAAGTCGGTCGCCTCGCGCACCAGCGTCGTGTAGCCCGTAAAATCGATCTCGCGGGTGCAGGGGCCGGAACAGCGGCGGATCTGGTAGAGCAGGCAGGGCCGGGTGCGGCTCTCGAAGAAAGAATCGGTGCAGGAGCGGATCAGGAACGCACGCTGCAAGGCCGTGATGGTGCGGTTGACGGCGCCGGCGGAGGCGAACGGCCCGAAGTACCGCCCCGGTCGGGTCTGCGCGCCCCGATGCTTCAGGATCTGCGGTGCCCAGTGGTCACCGGTGATCAGGATGTAGGGAAACGACTTGTCGTCGCGAAGCTGCACGTTGAAGCGCGGCCGGAGCTGCTTGATGAGGTTGGCCTCGAGCAGCAGCGCTTCCGTTTCGGTGTTGGTCGAGACGATCTCGACGGTGACCGTGGCTGCGATCATGCGCAGGATTCGCGCCGGCTGGGGCGCGCCCACGCGGGCATAGTTGGACAGGCGCTTTTTGACGTTCTTGGCCTTGCCGACGTAGAGCACGTCGGCGTTCGCATTCAGCATGCGATAGACGCCGGGCGAGGTGGGGGCGAGCCGGACGGCGCGCTCGATCGCTTCATGGCCTGTCGCGAGCGGCCCTTCGCCGACCGCGCCGCTCTCTTCCAGCATGTCCGGCAGCCGCGCCTCGTCCTCATCCTCGCCGCCTGCCGCGGCTGGATCGACGTCCGGGGGCGTCAGCTCCTCGGGCGGGGCATCCAGCGCCCCGCCGCGCCGGGCCTTGCGCGCGCGCACGGTGTCCGGGTTGTCGGTGGAATCGTGATCCATGAGGCAAATTTAGGTGTTGGGGACTGCGATTTGAAGTTCGGCTACCGCGGCACTCAACGAGGCGCGCAGTTCCCGGTAACGCTTCCTTAAGACTGCTAAGAGGCCGGTAACCGGCCTTTACAGCCCTTTAACTTAAAACTCTCGATAAATCCCACGCGAAAAGGTCTTGGTTCCGTAACCATCGGGCATGGCGTGCGCGGCGGCGCTCGCCTCGCACGAATTGCGGCAGTTGCGTTGGAGTGTGTGATGAAGAGGTTCGTTGTGGGCGCAGCCGCGTTGGTTGCAGCCGGCTGGACAGCCTCGGCAAAGGCCGCCGATCTCAATTACGGGCAGCGCGCGCCCTACACCGTCAATCAGCCGCTCAATGCCTATAGCTGGGCCGGACCCTATCTCGGCGGCAACATCGGCTATGAATGGGGCTCGGTGAGCAACAACCCGACAAAGCCCTCCGGCTTCGTCGGCGGCGTGCAGGCGGGCTACAATTTCCAGAACGGTCCATGGGTGTTCGGCATCGAGGGTGACATCCAGGCGACCGGCGCCGACGACACCTTCGCGCCGTGGAAGTTCTCCAATCCCTGGTTCGGCACGTTGCGCGGTCGCGCCGGCTACGCCTTCAGCAACGTCCTGTTCTACGGCACCGCCGGCCTCGCCTTCGGCGAGCTGAAAGGACAGACGTTCGGCTTCACTGAGTCGCACACCACCGCGGGCTGGACCGCGGGTGTCGGCGCCGAAGTCGGGCTCGCGCCGAACTGGAGCGCCAAGCTCGAATATCTCTACATCGATCTGTCGACGAGTCAGTTCGCAATCACGGGCGTATCAAACGGCTATAGCGCCAGCGTTGTGCGCGCGGGCGTGAACTATCACTTCTGATAGCAACAAGAAAAGACCGGACATTGAGCCTCCCGGCCGCTTGCGGCCGGGAAATTTTTTTCGTCAGGCTTGCAGGATCACCAAGTTGACTGCCTTGGGTCCCTTTCCCTTCTTGTCCGGTTCGACTTCGAATGTAATACGCTGTCCTTCGGCAAGGTCCTTCAAGCCGGCTCGCTCCACAGCAGTGATGTGAACGAAGACATCGCGACCGCCGTCGTCCGGCTTGATGAAGCCGTAGCCGCGCTCGCCGTTGAAGAACTTGACCGTTCCCGTCATGGCCATCGGGAAAACTCCTCCCCCGCAATGCTCCTCCGTCGCAACGCAGACTCACGTCACGACGTGACCGGGCTTCACGAAGCCCGGGAGCTGGCCATCCTTGGGCGGACACCTCTGCCCGTTCGGATCTTTCTTAGGCCTTCACTCCGCCGCAACCATTCGCGGAAGCGGAACGTAAAGCCAGTCACGAACACAGCATAATACGGTTCTTTGCAGATTGACTACCATTCCTGCATCTTTTTCCCAAGGATGCCGGGACTTTACGGCTTCGGCACCTCGAGGCGGAAGCGTGCCGCGCCGCCTTGGCCGAGCGGTTTCTCCAGCTCCGGTAAGATCGTCCTGAGCTCGCTTTGCAGCGTGTAGGGAGGATTGACGATCAGGAGGCCGGTCGTGGTGAGTGCACCATCG
The DNA window shown above is from Bradyrhizobium sp. CB1650 and carries:
- a CDS encoding YihY/virulence factor BrkB family protein, which translates into the protein MQARRSEQLDSWLLVAATTVLVLTAERYLQACGFMQSEPVQERRKSEASSPETNAARAAAQPGRGRASKSPLAIPWAGWKDIAWRTYRRIDDDRLLATAGGVVFFGLLAIFPAVTALVSSYGLFADPSTISANLQTMAMMLPEGAFQIVEDQVARVVSKGNTALGATFLFGLVLAVWSANAGVKSIFDALNVAYEEREKRSFLRLNLVSLAFTVGGIAALLMMVGTVVAFPLALDHLGLAPESKLIVALARWPLLFVILLIALAVLYRFAPNRDAPRWEWLSIGAVTAAVLWIAGSAMLSWYLSEFANYSATYGSLGAAIGLMMWMWVSAIVIMFGAELNSEIERQTLRDTTTGRPEPLGSREAVSADTVGAAVSS
- a CDS encoding TIGR01459 family HAD-type hydrolase → MTTLHFVESLRDLAGGVDVVLSDIWGVVHNGLESFPEACEALHTYRSRGGTVILITNAPRPADSVQRQLRKLGVADETYDAIVSSGDLTRLYVADHPGRKMFWLGPERDNSIYRGLDAVLAPLEEADYIVCTGLYDDETETAEDYRGMMLQARERKLTLVCANPDIVVERGDRLIYCAGAIAELYRELGGEVIFYGKPHRPIYERAMALAGERQGHQIDRKKVLAIGDSVRTDLTGAREFGIDCLFVTRGIHSEEFEGLDQLDPASVMELFGHPPKALIRELKW
- a CDS encoding EAL domain-containing protein; this translates as MIRISTIFIAICMVLVAASLGLVLYSVAGISGTESAIVALTALTFLILYNAVSMRLRDRSDVGGQIADLSRGTADLARQVAEFGRRLAAVEGRVASANSTNSDRIQSVVGEINELGGLVKQLAATVSAHEDLLTAATPAAAAPLAKPEPDAPLEFVATTEEKPVAPPLPPAAPRPVPAVQTTGGRNQTQLLATLRNAIDENRIDIFLQPMVTLPQRKVRFYEAVTRVRDERDQLIAAEEFISIAEASGLIGRIDNMVMLRCVQVLRRLMVRTKDVGVFCNVAASTLGNSTTFAQCLDFLEANRALAPSLVLEFKQSTFRNLGPAETENLAALAQRGFRFSIDHVTDLRIEPRELADRGVRFIKVPATLLLDPRQASASDIHPSDLSDLLGRFGIDLIAERIEGERAVVDLLDYDIRFGQGFLFAPPRPLRPEGASATAGAAPNPAQDIQGSNGSGTPSPVATPAAPPSQRITGNAALARRI
- a CDS encoding winged helix-turn-helix domain-containing protein, which codes for MAFRFEDFVLDPARRELRRAGTLVALEPQVFDLLIYLVRNRERVVTRDNLLDAIWSGRVVSDSTLTSRINAARRAVNDSGEEQRLIRTVARKGVRFVGEVQEATIAGSPVIPSQPVEAAPAGLPLPDRPAIAVLPFTNMSGEAEQDYFSDGISEDIITALSKLRWFFVIARNSWFIYKGRTVHLRQIAEELGVRYVVEGSVRKGGGRVRITAQLNDVATGSHLWAERYDRELADVFAVQDEITEAIVAAIEPQLYAAESFRAQRKPPDSMDAWDLLMRALSHYWRVTRQDHVVAQALLEKAIALDPNYGKALGLLGTSYMFTAHMGWMEMASAMPAAERAARAAIHADDEDAWAHNALGHVHLFARRFDDSLAEFETALQLNPNFALAQGYYGLALGYCGRWHDADTAARRAIRLSPRDPYAPVYFGIAAYARFLGTDYEEAIRLAQESLRQRSDFVGAHRVLTSAAGMAGHTGIARAALLELRRAQPNVSLAWIAEFMPIKLAPDRERYLEGFRRAGLT
- a CDS encoding phage holin family protein; amino-acid sequence: MLAPSGELLRAGLALKANHLKRATQSYLRDRANQTTGRMTSYAIAAGLFVVAGLLVVATCFVGLMALFRWVELNYGQFWAFGAVGAILLAVAAICAGLAVVQMRRPAKSVAPLASRLRVAITTPRIPRGTVKEAVKEVATTIPLVPLAPGEKRHGSRTSPLRSNRPVQLGLMLAAIGLLGMTAARRRRYSHRSGA
- a CDS encoding response regulator → MAVDLSMPVLVVDDYSTMIRIIRNLLKQLGFENIDDASDGSAALNKMRGKKYGLVISDWNMEPMTGYDLLREVRADPNLATTPFIMITAESKTENVIAAKKAGVNNYIVKPFNAATLKTKIEAVFPDMASA
- a CDS encoding class I SAM-dependent methyltransferase, coding for MSTSAALSNKIEAQPDLAAVKQRQHGAWSSGDYAIVGTTLQIVGEQLCEALDLRAGSKVLDVAAGNGNATLAAARRWCDVTSTDYVPALLKRGRERAAAEHLMIEFREADAEALPFADASYDVVLSTFGVMFTPDQDKAASELARVCKSGGKIGLANWTPQGFIGQLFKAIGKHVPPPAGVRSPALWGTPARLGEMFGSQASEIAAEPRMFVFRYRSPVHWLEIFKSFYGPMLKAFAALDETGQAALRRDLLALLGEFNHADDGTVVVHSEYLETVISRR